A genomic stretch from Candidatus Neomarinimicrobiota bacterium includes:
- a CDS encoding alpha/beta hydrolase yields the protein MITLFWILFALFLFLVITRVLTYKMYDLKLTPHTETPEKLDIPFEEVRFPTENQCSLYGWWIPVAKQPESAPTLILVHGWSRNLGRMLRYIQHLHPLNYNLLAFDARHHGSSDRDNHSSMHKFGQDIHAAVQYACSRGIDPAKVGAIGLSIGGAGLPYAATLGSCLKAVVTVGAPAHPVDVMKREFKRYHIPGLLGWVILKQIETKIGVSYELFAPVNNIAKATAAFFVIHGDQDDVVLPSQGEKLKNAARDNQCDYWSIPERGHSNCHHEPGFWDKVDRFLQKNLNNSV from the coding sequence ATGATCACTCTTTTCTGGATACTGTTTGCACTCTTTCTGTTTTTGGTCATCACTCGTGTTCTTACTTATAAAATGTACGACCTGAAGTTGACACCCCATACGGAAACACCAGAAAAGTTGGACATTCCTTTTGAAGAAGTTCGTTTTCCTACAGAGAACCAGTGCTCACTCTATGGCTGGTGGATACCCGTCGCAAAACAACCGGAGAGTGCCCCAACTCTGATCCTGGTCCACGGCTGGAGCCGCAATCTGGGACGCATGCTGCGCTATATTCAACATTTGCATCCGCTGAATTACAACCTGCTGGCTTTCGATGCCCGTCATCATGGTTCCAGTGATCGAGATAATCATTCCTCCATGCACAAATTTGGTCAGGATATTCATGCTGCAGTTCAATATGCCTGTAGTCGCGGTATTGATCCTGCCAAAGTGGGAGCGATCGGTTTATCCATTGGTGGAGCAGGACTTCCTTATGCCGCAACCCTGGGTTCATGCCTGAAAGCGGTGGTGACAGTTGGTGCACCAGCCCACCCCGTGGATGTCATGAAACGTGAATTCAAACGTTATCACATTCCAGGTTTACTCGGTTGGGTCATTTTAAAGCAGATCGAAACAAAAATCGGGGTCTCGTATGAGCTATTTGCCCCGGTGAATAATATTGCTAAAGCGACAGCTGCCTTTTTTGTCATCCATGGAGACCAGGATGACGTTGTTTTACCCTCACAGGGTGAGAAACTTAAAAATGCTGCCCGGGACAACCAATGTGACTATTGGAGTATCCCAGAACGTGGCCATTCCAACTGCCACCATGAGCCAGGGTTTTGGGATAAAGTTGATCGTTTCCTGCAAAAAAACCTGAATAACTCGGTATAA